One Amaranthus tricolor cultivar Red isolate AtriRed21 chromosome 10, ASM2621246v1, whole genome shotgun sequence genomic window carries:
- the LOC130824799 gene encoding uncharacterized protein LOC130824799 yields the protein MDEVKEKDPIDGTQTTKIKIATNQEKAKVLVLLSHHIHDSLKSEYLFIKDPKTLWDSLVERFDHHKRALLPQAGHEWKNLRFSDFKTLSEYNSTLYRIASMLKYCEHLHNDLVWKNYNMRPIGSQAIRETHSTKTHVPEAHAVENKGRRNYNNRGRGRGNFRGRGRGQGRGNFNGHGRKFQGFG from the exons atggacg aagtaaaagaaaaggatcCAATAGATGGAACTCAAACTACCAAAATAAAGATagctacaaatcaagaaaaggccaaAGTCTTAGTCCTCTTGAGCCATCATATTCATGATAGCCTTAAATcagaatatttatttataaaagatcCCAAAACATTGTGGGATTCTCTTGTTGAAAGATTTGATCACCACAAAAGGGCGCTTCTTCCACAAGCTGGCCATGAgtggaagaatttaagattttctgattttaagactcTCAGTGAGTACAATTCAACATTATACCGAATTGCATCAATGTTGAAATATTGTGAGCACCTG CATAATGATCTTGTCTGGAAAAATTATAATATGAGACCTATTGGATCTCAAGCTATCCGTGAGACACACTCTACTAAAACACATGTGCCTGAAGCACATGCTGTTGAAAATAAAGGCCGTAGAAATTATAATAACCGTGGTAGAGGACGCGGAAATTTCCGAGGAAGAGGACGAGGACAAGGTCGTGGAAATTTTAATGGACATGGTAGAAAGTTTCAAGGATTCGGCTGA